A genomic region of Oncorhynchus mykiss isolate Arlee chromosome 16, USDA_OmykA_1.1, whole genome shotgun sequence contains the following coding sequences:
- the LOC110492033 gene encoding alpha-tocopherol transfer protein-like isoform X1, which produces MLQSNQREKESRATGTRRGLRQKEGRHKLLQPQSCKPRPFLQFTFSKCDFKPYPNSKHTDNVAKMMSEESAPMRHIDLGSPPALEPPAAGYRFPGPPPPIYSCTLTPELVAKAREELQEKPEWRLRDVQALRDMVLKEQPNLRTRLDDTFLLRFLRARKFDYDRAMQLLLNYHTSRRAWPEVFQDLKPSTIKHVLDLGFLTVLPHPDPNGRYILCLRPGKWKANDYPFEDNIRAIYLTLEKLIQPEETQVNGIVILADYTGVGLSQASNPGPFLAKKVVSILQDSFPIRIKAVNIINEPRIFKGIFAIIKPFLKEKMAERYVLHGSDLRSLHRNIPRSVLPDEYGGVAGHLDMSAWSKTLLDSEEEFIVEFCQPDPLEGVVLPNSMLFEGQQPGGAAQDDDTFRGLRSQLYYCY; this is translated from the exons ATGCTTCAGAGTAACCAAAGAGAGAAAGAATCTCGCGCCACCGGAACTCGCCGCGGATTGCGCCAGAAAGAAGGTCGTCACAAGTTATTACAGCCACAAAGTTGTAAACCCCGCCCATTTCTACAATTTACCTTctcaaaatgtgattttaaaccttaccctaacaGTAAACACACTGATAACG TGGCCAAAATGATGTCTGAAGAAAGTGCACCTATGAGGCACATTGATCTTGGGTCTCCTCCTGCTCTGGAACCACCAGCGGCTGGTTACAGGTTCCCCGGCCCTCCGCCACCCATCTACTCCTGCACTCTGACCCCTGAGCTGGTAGCCAAAGCCCgggaggagctacaggagaagCCCGAGTGGAGGCTGAGAGACGTGCAGGCCCTGAGGGACATGGTGCTGAAGGAGCAGCCTAACCTCCGAACCAGGCTGGACGATACCTTCCTCCTGCGCTTCCTACGGGCCAG GAAGTTTGACTATGACCGTGCCATGCAGCTTCTCCTTAACTACCATACCAGTCGGCGGGCCTGGCCTGAGGTCTTCCAGGACCTGAAACCTTCCACTATCAAACATGTGTTAGACCTGGGCTTCCTCACTGTCCTGCCCCATCCAGACCCTAATGGACGCTACATCCTCTGTCTCAGACCTG GAAAATGGAAAGCGAATGATTATCCATTTGAGGACAACATCCGGGCAATTTACCTGACTCTGGAGAAGCTGATTCAGCCAGAGGAGACTCAGGTTAATGGGATCGTCATCTTAGCAGACTACACTGGGGTGGGCTTGTCTCAGGCATCCAATCCGGGCCCATTCCTGGCCAAGAAGGTTGTCAGCATTCTTCAG GATAGCTTCCCAATAAGAATCAAGGCTGTTAACATCATAAATGAGCCCCGGATTTTCAAAGGGATCTTTGCAATAATTAAGCCTTTTTTGAAGGAGAAGATGGCAGAGAGG TACGTTCTCCATGGATCAGACCTGCGTTCTCTGCACCGCAACATCCCTCGATCCGTCCTGCCAGATGAGTATGGTGGGGTAGCCGGCCACCTCGACATGTCAGCCTGGTCGAAGACATTACTGGACTCTGAGGAGGAGTTTATAGTGGAGTTCTGCCAGCCAGATCCTCTAGAGGGCGTAGTTCTCCCAAACTCCATGCTGTTTGAAGGGCAGCAGCCCGGTGGTGCTGCCCAGGATGATGACACCTTCAGGGGTCTACGCTCTCAGCTCTACTACTGTTACTGA
- the LOC110492033 gene encoding alpha-tocopherol transfer protein-like isoform X3, which translates to MVLKEQPNLRTRLDDTFLLRFLRARKFDYDRAMQLLLNYHTSRRAWPEVFQDLKPSTIKHVLDLGFLTVLPHPDPNGRYILCLRPGKWKANDYPFEDNIRAIYLTLEKLIQPEETQVNGIVILADYTGVGLSQASNPGPFLAKKVVSILQDSFPIRIKAVNIINEPRIFKGIFAIIKPFLKEKMAERYVLHGSDLRSLHRNIPRSVLPDEYGGVAGHLDMSAWSKTLLDSEEEFIVEFCQPDPLEGVVLPNSMLFEGQQPGGAAQDDDTFRGLRSQLYYCY; encoded by the exons ATGGTGCTGAAGGAGCAGCCTAACCTCCGAACCAGGCTGGACGATACCTTCCTCCTGCGCTTCCTACGGGCCAG GAAGTTTGACTATGACCGTGCCATGCAGCTTCTCCTTAACTACCATACCAGTCGGCGGGCCTGGCCTGAGGTCTTCCAGGACCTGAAACCTTCCACTATCAAACATGTGTTAGACCTGGGCTTCCTCACTGTCCTGCCCCATCCAGACCCTAATGGACGCTACATCCTCTGTCTCAGACCTG GAAAATGGAAAGCGAATGATTATCCATTTGAGGACAACATCCGGGCAATTTACCTGACTCTGGAGAAGCTGATTCAGCCAGAGGAGACTCAGGTTAATGGGATCGTCATCTTAGCAGACTACACTGGGGTGGGCTTGTCTCAGGCATCCAATCCGGGCCCATTCCTGGCCAAGAAGGTTGTCAGCATTCTTCAG GATAGCTTCCCAATAAGAATCAAGGCTGTTAACATCATAAATGAGCCCCGGATTTTCAAAGGGATCTTTGCAATAATTAAGCCTTTTTTGAAGGAGAAGATGGCAGAGAGG TACGTTCTCCATGGATCAGACCTGCGTTCTCTGCACCGCAACATCCCTCGATCCGTCCTGCCAGATGAGTATGGTGGGGTAGCCGGCCACCTCGACATGTCAGCCTGGTCGAAGACATTACTGGACTCTGAGGAGGAGTTTATAGTGGAGTTCTGCCAGCCAGATCCTCTAGAGGGCGTAGTTCTCCCAAACTCCATGCTGTTTGAAGGGCAGCAGCCCGGTGGTGCTGCCCAGGATGATGACACCTTCAGGGGTCTACGCTCTCAGCTCTACTACTGTTACTGA
- the LOC110492033 gene encoding alpha-tocopherol transfer protein-like isoform X2, translated as MMSEESAPMRHIDLGSPPALEPPAAGYRFPGPPPPIYSCTLTPELVAKAREELQEKPEWRLRDVQALRDMVLKEQPNLRTRLDDTFLLRFLRARKFDYDRAMQLLLNYHTSRRAWPEVFQDLKPSTIKHVLDLGFLTVLPHPDPNGRYILCLRPGKWKANDYPFEDNIRAIYLTLEKLIQPEETQVNGIVILADYTGVGLSQASNPGPFLAKKVVSILQDSFPIRIKAVNIINEPRIFKGIFAIIKPFLKEKMAERYVLHGSDLRSLHRNIPRSVLPDEYGGVAGHLDMSAWSKTLLDSEEEFIVEFCQPDPLEGVVLPNSMLFEGQQPGGAAQDDDTFRGLRSQLYYCY; from the exons ATGATGTCTGAAGAAAGTGCACCTATGAGGCACATTGATCTTGGGTCTCCTCCTGCTCTGGAACCACCAGCGGCTGGTTACAGGTTCCCCGGCCCTCCGCCACCCATCTACTCCTGCACTCTGACCCCTGAGCTGGTAGCCAAAGCCCgggaggagctacaggagaagCCCGAGTGGAGGCTGAGAGACGTGCAGGCCCTGAGGGACATGGTGCTGAAGGAGCAGCCTAACCTCCGAACCAGGCTGGACGATACCTTCCTCCTGCGCTTCCTACGGGCCAG GAAGTTTGACTATGACCGTGCCATGCAGCTTCTCCTTAACTACCATACCAGTCGGCGGGCCTGGCCTGAGGTCTTCCAGGACCTGAAACCTTCCACTATCAAACATGTGTTAGACCTGGGCTTCCTCACTGTCCTGCCCCATCCAGACCCTAATGGACGCTACATCCTCTGTCTCAGACCTG GAAAATGGAAAGCGAATGATTATCCATTTGAGGACAACATCCGGGCAATTTACCTGACTCTGGAGAAGCTGATTCAGCCAGAGGAGACTCAGGTTAATGGGATCGTCATCTTAGCAGACTACACTGGGGTGGGCTTGTCTCAGGCATCCAATCCGGGCCCATTCCTGGCCAAGAAGGTTGTCAGCATTCTTCAG GATAGCTTCCCAATAAGAATCAAGGCTGTTAACATCATAAATGAGCCCCGGATTTTCAAAGGGATCTTTGCAATAATTAAGCCTTTTTTGAAGGAGAAGATGGCAGAGAGG TACGTTCTCCATGGATCAGACCTGCGTTCTCTGCACCGCAACATCCCTCGATCCGTCCTGCCAGATGAGTATGGTGGGGTAGCCGGCCACCTCGACATGTCAGCCTGGTCGAAGACATTACTGGACTCTGAGGAGGAGTTTATAGTGGAGTTCTGCCAGCCAGATCCTCTAGAGGGCGTAGTTCTCCCAAACTCCATGCTGTTTGAAGGGCAGCAGCCCGGTGGTGCTGCCCAGGATGATGACACCTTCAGGGGTCTACGCTCTCAGCTCTACTACTGTTACTGA